The Hahella sp. HNIBRBA332 genome window below encodes:
- a CDS encoding ABC transporter ATP-binding protein, whose translation MQPLLHIEDVYKQYGEKQVLDNIDLSVRKGEFCTVVGPSGCGKSTLLRLILGQEQPTSGKVEIAGAPALLPDLSRGIVYQRYSLFPNRTVLENVMLGKTLTQGQWWNPWYRNKAHEEEAMAMLAQVRLADAARKYPHELSGGMQQRVAIAQALIMKPPILLMDEPFGALDPDTRADLQVHLLELWEKEQLTVFFVTHDMHEACLLGTRLLVLSQYYSDDRGDRHFAGRGGKIVADHPLPKVATSREVMHTDAFKELIEQVKQEGFDPEFLQHVKDFNLKHPDSFQTLLDAEYRR comes from the coding sequence ATGCAGCCATTGCTTCACATAGAAGACGTATACAAGCAGTACGGTGAGAAACAAGTGCTCGACAATATTGACTTGTCGGTGCGCAAAGGCGAGTTCTGTACCGTGGTCGGGCCCAGCGGCTGTGGCAAGTCCACGCTGTTACGACTCATCCTCGGGCAGGAACAGCCGACTTCCGGCAAAGTGGAGATAGCGGGGGCTCCGGCGCTGTTGCCGGACCTTAGTCGCGGTATTGTGTATCAACGTTATTCCCTGTTTCCCAATCGCACTGTGCTGGAAAACGTCATGCTGGGCAAGACGTTGACGCAAGGACAATGGTGGAACCCCTGGTATCGCAACAAGGCCCACGAAGAAGAGGCCATGGCGATGCTGGCCCAGGTGCGTCTGGCGGATGCGGCGCGCAAGTATCCCCACGAATTGTCCGGCGGCATGCAACAGCGGGTGGCTATCGCCCAGGCGCTGATCATGAAACCGCCCATTCTGCTGATGGACGAACCCTTCGGGGCCCTGGATCCGGATACTCGCGCTGACTTGCAGGTGCATCTGCTGGAGTTGTGGGAAAAGGAGCAGCTGACGGTGTTCTTTGTGACTCACGATATGCATGAGGCCTGCCTGCTGGGCACGCGGCTGTTGGTGCTGTCCCAATACTATTCCGATGACCGGGGCGATCGTCATTTCGCCGGTCGGGGAGGCAAAATTGTCGCGGACCACCCGCTACCGAAGGTGGCCACCAGCCGTGAAGTCATGCACACGGACGCCTTTAAAGAATTAATAGAACAAGTGAAGCAGGAAGGATTTGATCCTGAATTTCTGCAACACGTCAAAGATTTCAACCTCAAACATCCGGACTCATTCCAAACCTTGCTGGATGCGGAATATCGACGGTAA
- a CDS encoding ABC transporter substrate-binding protein, translating to MVKRSFISVLALLAAAFSVLSHAKPTYVDYKPISDVVKLNVGEVNTRSLSAPVITWGGDIATLLANGNQTQTAKGSIFDKKGLQLKLYREDAFVNQVKSYVAGETPFLRGTVGMISAAAELLNKDPRTQPVVIYQLTWSSGGDALVVKSNIRNAKDLKGKTIAIQAYGPHVDYAARILKDAGLSFKDVNVRWLPDLTGTNNAPMAAFYEQDVDAAFVIIPDALALTSGGNVGSGSEDSVKGARILLSTRTADKVIADVYAVRKDYFDAHRSEVEAFVAGLLEGEEALGKLFQNKTKDVKPYRDILAAAGKLLLDSEEATADVEGLFADATFVGLQGNKQFFTDSNYPRRFDALSSEVQTGLQQAGILSKPAALTKAAFDYGFLGAAVNVKAEAAKPRFDEEKVAQLVNQRQQQQSLAEGELFSFEVFFQPNQKSFSIDLYQDSFDKVVELASTYGGAIITVEGNSDPMEYLRAKKKGEQAVVLGRIKQSARNLSLARAQEVRDNIIQYAAGKNISLDPSQFAVVGNGIANPKTGICGAEPCAPKNQQEWRSNMRVEFRIIQVEAESDVFMPL from the coding sequence ATGGTAAAACGTTCTTTCATTTCGGTACTGGCGCTGTTGGCCGCCGCCTTCAGCGTGCTTTCCCACGCTAAGCCCACCTACGTTGACTACAAGCCGATCAGCGACGTGGTCAAGCTGAATGTGGGCGAAGTCAACACCCGCAGCCTCAGTGCGCCGGTCATCACCTGGGGCGGCGATATCGCCACGCTGCTGGCCAATGGCAATCAGACGCAAACGGCGAAAGGCTCCATCTTTGACAAGAAAGGCCTGCAGCTGAAACTGTACCGGGAAGACGCCTTCGTCAATCAGGTCAAAAGCTATGTGGCCGGAGAAACGCCGTTTTTGCGCGGCACGGTAGGCATGATCAGCGCGGCGGCGGAGCTGTTGAATAAAGACCCGCGCACGCAGCCGGTGGTGATTTATCAACTGACCTGGTCTTCTGGTGGCGACGCGTTGGTGGTGAAGTCCAATATCCGCAACGCCAAGGACTTGAAGGGTAAAACCATTGCGATTCAAGCGTATGGACCTCACGTGGATTACGCCGCTCGCATTCTCAAAGATGCGGGGTTGAGCTTCAAAGACGTCAACGTTCGCTGGTTGCCTGACCTGACTGGTACTAATAATGCGCCCATGGCGGCGTTTTATGAGCAGGACGTGGACGCGGCGTTTGTCATCATTCCTGACGCCTTGGCGCTGACGTCCGGCGGCAATGTCGGCTCCGGCTCTGAAGACTCGGTAAAAGGCGCGCGCATTCTGCTATCCACCCGTACTGCTGATAAGGTTATCGCCGATGTCTACGCAGTAAGAAAGGACTACTTCGACGCCCACCGCAGTGAAGTGGAAGCCTTTGTCGCCGGTCTGCTTGAAGGCGAAGAGGCGCTGGGCAAGCTGTTCCAGAACAAAACCAAAGACGTCAAACCTTACCGGGACATCCTGGCGGCGGCGGGCAAACTGCTGTTGGACAGCGAAGAAGCCACCGCGGATGTGGAAGGTTTGTTCGCGGATGCGACCTTCGTCGGCCTGCAGGGCAACAAGCAGTTCTTTACCGATAGCAACTATCCCCGTCGATTTGACGCCCTGAGCAGCGAAGTACAAACCGGTTTACAGCAGGCGGGCATACTGAGTAAGCCGGCGGCGCTGACGAAAGCGGCGTTCGACTACGGTTTCCTGGGCGCAGCGGTCAATGTCAAAGCGGAAGCGGCCAAACCGCGTTTCGACGAAGAGAAAGTGGCGCAACTGGTGAATCAGCGTCAGCAACAGCAGAGTCTGGCCGAGGGAGAGCTGTTCTCTTTCGAAGTTTTCTTCCAGCCTAATCAGAAATCTTTCTCTATCGACCTGTATCAGGACTCTTTTGATAAAGTGGTCGAGCTGGCCAGCACATACGGCGGCGCCATTATCACCGTGGAAGGCAACTCCGACCCAATGGAATACCTGCGCGCCAAGAAGAAAGGCGAGCAGGCGGTTGTGCTGGGACGCATCAAACAGTCCGCCCGCAACCTGAGTCTGGCCCGTGCGCAGGAAGTGCGCGACAACATCATTCAATATGCGGCGGGCAAGAACATCAGTCTGGACCCATCCCAGTTCGCGGTGGTGGGCAACGGCATCGCCAACCCGAAAACCGGTATTTGCGGCGCGGAGCCCTGTGCGCCGAAAAACCAGCAGGAATGGCGTTCGAACATGCGGGTGGAATTCCGCATCATCCAGGTTGAAGCTGAATCCGACGTGTTCATGCCGCTCTAA
- a CDS encoding DUF1302 family protein, with translation MKTPLLIVFILLLSARAWAEEPALPAGLGRDEPQLPAGLGEPSPSTPTGGEPDLPVGLDLAEPESNGRDQGTEAELTAVPWQMSGFAETRLGARLQDDPTQKRASIGEARAQWQAEAFLESVTFKGVADFLYDPVLDHHRIDLERAEGWLDLREANFLMRPADAMDIKLGRQILTWGTGDLLFINDLFPKDWNALMIGRDEEYLKAPSDAAKISLFSDVVNLDWVYTPQFDADRYIDGERISYYSASSGEIVGRNQPVQVEGRQNALQDDELALRAYRLFGPYELAAYYYRGFWKSPAGVNPDSGLYTFPELQVWGASVRGPVAGGVANAELGYYDSLEDDRGDDPWVRNSEWRALLGYERELLPELTGAMQFYVESIQDYDAFRASQPPGAYLKDKRREVVTLRLTQLLMNQNLTLSLFNFWSPSEDDGYLRLKANYKVDDHWRVESGANVFYGEKVETFFGQLKDNSNLYVALRYGF, from the coding sequence ATGAAAACACCGCTGCTAATTGTTTTTATCCTGCTTTTGAGCGCTCGCGCCTGGGCGGAAGAACCAGCATTGCCGGCTGGTCTGGGAAGAGATGAACCGCAACTGCCGGCAGGGTTGGGTGAGCCTTCTCCTTCTACTCCAACTGGTGGTGAACCTGATTTGCCTGTTGGTCTGGATTTGGCGGAGCCCGAGTCGAATGGTAGGGACCAAGGGACAGAGGCAGAGCTGACTGCGGTTCCATGGCAAATGTCCGGCTTTGCGGAAACCCGACTCGGCGCCCGGTTGCAGGATGATCCGACGCAAAAACGGGCGTCCATAGGCGAAGCGCGCGCCCAATGGCAGGCGGAGGCGTTTCTGGAGTCGGTCACGTTTAAGGGCGTGGCGGATTTCCTGTACGACCCGGTACTGGATCATCATCGTATCGATCTTGAGCGCGCCGAAGGCTGGTTGGACTTGCGCGAAGCCAACTTTTTGATGCGCCCGGCGGATGCGATGGATATCAAGCTGGGACGTCAGATTCTTACCTGGGGAACTGGCGATCTATTGTTCATCAACGACCTCTTTCCCAAGGACTGGAACGCGCTGATGATTGGCCGTGACGAGGAGTATCTGAAAGCGCCTTCGGACGCCGCCAAGATATCCCTCTTCAGTGATGTAGTAAATCTGGACTGGGTGTACACGCCGCAATTCGACGCGGATCGCTACATTGATGGCGAGCGGATTTCCTACTATAGCGCGAGCAGCGGAGAGATAGTGGGGCGCAATCAGCCCGTGCAGGTGGAAGGGCGTCAAAACGCCTTGCAGGATGATGAGCTGGCGCTACGGGCGTATCGCCTGTTTGGTCCCTACGAACTGGCCGCCTATTATTATCGCGGCTTTTGGAAGAGCCCGGCGGGCGTTAATCCTGACAGCGGCCTGTATACGTTTCCTGAGCTGCAAGTGTGGGGCGCGAGCGTGCGCGGCCCTGTCGCAGGCGGGGTAGCCAATGCGGAGCTGGGCTACTATGACAGTCTGGAGGATGATCGCGGCGACGATCCCTGGGTGCGCAACAGCGAGTGGCGCGCTTTATTGGGCTATGAGCGCGAGCTGCTGCCGGAATTGACTGGCGCGATGCAATTCTATGTAGAGTCCATACAGGATTATGACGCTTTCAGGGCCTCACAGCCGCCTGGTGCGTACTTGAAGGATAAGCGCCGGGAGGTGGTGACGCTGCGTCTGACCCAGCTTTTAATGAACCAGAATCTGACACTGTCATTGTTCAATTTCTGGAGCCCCAGCGAGGACGATGGCTACTTGCGTTTAAAAGCGAACTATAAGGTGGACGATCACTGGCGTGTTGAGAGCGGCGCCAATGTTTTCTATGGGGAAAAAGTGGAAACCTTCTTTGGTCAGCTCAAGGACAACAGCAATCTGTATGTGGCGCTGAGATACGGGTTTTAG
- a CDS encoding vWA domain-containing protein has protein sequence MMLKKLSVCIALAALAGCDSSSSPASSSAPAATSETKPAPAAKPTELYSMRPADNRWPARQGQSELSDNLLAKNYYIVFDGSGSMDNTDCGDGKRKLDVAKTAVKKFVEQLPADANVGVYAFDGQGVGERTHLSTQNRPVVKQMIDQLVAGGGTPLSAGLEDGETALTAQAGKQLGYGEYHLVIITDGLASRGYETDGAVQSILQNTPINIHTIGFCIGDDHSLHQPGLTFYRSASDPDSLMAGLNEVLAEAPDFTLLEFQQ, from the coding sequence ATGATGTTGAAGAAACTTTCAGTCTGTATCGCCCTGGCGGCGCTGGCGGGGTGCGATAGCTCCTCCTCGCCGGCCTCGTCCTCCGCCCCGGCGGCGACCTCCGAGACGAAACCGGCGCCGGCGGCTAAACCTACCGAACTTTACTCCATGCGTCCGGCGGATAACCGTTGGCCGGCGAGGCAGGGACAGAGCGAATTGAGCGACAACCTGCTGGCGAAGAACTACTACATTGTGTTCGACGGCTCAGGCAGCATGGACAATACCGATTGCGGCGACGGCAAGCGCAAGCTGGATGTGGCTAAAACCGCCGTGAAAAAGTTCGTCGAACAGTTGCCGGCTGACGCCAATGTGGGGGTGTATGCTTTCGATGGCCAGGGTGTTGGCGAGCGTACACATCTCTCCACACAGAATCGTCCAGTCGTGAAACAGATGATCGACCAATTGGTGGCCGGCGGCGGCACGCCTCTGTCCGCGGGCCTGGAAGACGGTGAAACCGCGCTGACCGCGCAGGCCGGCAAGCAGCTGGGGTATGGTGAATATCATCTGGTGATCATCACTGACGGACTGGCCAGTCGCGGTTATGAAACCGATGGGGCGGTGCAGTCCATTCTGCAGAATACGCCGATCAATATTCATACTATTGGTTTCTGTATTGGCGACGATCACTCCTTACATCAGCCGGGGTTGACCTTTTACCGCTCTGCGAGCGACCCGGACAGCCTGATGGCGGGGCTGAATGAAGTATTGGCCGAAGCGCCGGACTTCACGCTTCTGGAATTTCAACAATAG
- a CDS encoding ABC transporter substrate-binding protein: MNFFNHPWRRAVLLAVIAQWLLLLPTVHAQDAETNAPESRLIRFNMSDGGGFPPFTYYDEHNQPQGIMYEVLATVASRRNYQLKLMALPRKRVDSMVAAGDVEVVPLAREWTKAPAKFLWSKPVIPHRDVIFSLRDRNLQFKKVEELIGMTLVVRFGYHYPLLDPYFEEGLIERQEDYSESIMLTHLLKTPDRVDGAVINEMVGLWLIKEKRLGNKFVLSEQDVSTVWYRFAVTPQRKQLLADIDAVLQDLKESGELQEIIARYQP, encoded by the coding sequence ATGAACTTTTTTAATCATCCGTGGCGCCGCGCCGTATTGTTGGCCGTCATCGCGCAATGGTTGCTTTTGCTCCCGACCGTACATGCGCAGGACGCCGAGACCAACGCACCGGAAAGCAGGTTAATCAGGTTCAATATGAGCGATGGCGGGGGGTTTCCGCCATTCACCTACTACGACGAACACAATCAGCCGCAAGGCATTATGTATGAGGTGCTGGCCACCGTGGCGAGCCGGCGCAATTACCAACTCAAGTTAATGGCCCTGCCTCGCAAGCGAGTTGACAGTATGGTCGCCGCCGGCGATGTAGAAGTCGTTCCCCTGGCCCGGGAGTGGACGAAAGCGCCAGCGAAATTCCTATGGTCGAAACCGGTGATTCCCCATCGCGACGTGATTTTTTCCCTGCGTGACCGCAACTTGCAGTTTAAGAAAGTAGAGGAATTGATAGGCATGACCCTGGTGGTGCGTTTCGGCTACCACTATCCCCTACTGGACCCCTACTTCGAAGAAGGTTTGATTGAACGTCAGGAAGATTACAGCGAGAGCATCATGCTGACGCATCTCCTGAAAACGCCGGACCGGGTCGACGGGGCCGTTATCAATGAAATGGTTGGTCTTTGGCTGATCAAGGAGAAACGCCTGGGTAATAAATTCGTCCTCTCAGAGCAGGACGTCAGCACCGTGTGGTATCGTTTCGCCGTGACGCCACAGCGCAAGCAATTACTGGCCGATATTGACGCCGTACTGCAGGATCTGAAAGAGTCCGGCGAACTACAGGAAATCATCGCTCGCTATCAACCTTAA
- a CDS encoding SIMPL domain-containing protein, which yields MSEKYPDRITMETVEKVKVSPDAATLALKVSGESSVFTTEALKKLKDVKGLIDGLKRLGVDESKLSLENIRVTSKSGMFAGASSVTFTLKLQSLAIADVPQTLSLAATTKNISLEDIQWEYSYLETRKLEIMKSAARENKQQALELADALGVRLIAVHSLYPKWDEPNRQAMAGLTRSRSLMKARGPGGGDDNEGFELAINHSDYLEVLIKAEYRVSEFAV from the coding sequence ATGAGCGAAAAATATCCCGATAGAATCACCATGGAAACCGTGGAGAAGGTGAAAGTGTCTCCTGACGCGGCGACGCTGGCGCTCAAGGTGTCGGGGGAATCTTCGGTGTTCACCACCGAAGCGCTGAAGAAGCTGAAAGATGTCAAAGGCCTTATCGATGGCTTGAAGCGGCTGGGAGTGGATGAAAGTAAGTTATCCCTTGAAAATATCCGCGTGACCTCTAAATCCGGCATGTTCGCCGGGGCTTCATCGGTGACGTTCACGCTCAAGCTGCAATCATTGGCTATCGCTGATGTGCCGCAAACTTTGTCTTTGGCGGCGACCACGAAGAATATCTCACTGGAAGACATCCAGTGGGAATATTCCTATCTGGAGACCAGGAAGCTGGAGATCATGAAGTCCGCCGCCAGGGAAAACAAGCAGCAGGCGTTGGAACTGGCGGACGCCCTGGGCGTCCGCCTGATCGCCGTACACAGCCTCTACCCGAAATGGGACGAGCCTAACCGCCAGGCGATGGCGGGGCTGACGCGCAGCCGCAGCCTGATGAAAGCCAGAGGGCCGGGAGGAGGCGATGACAACGAAGGCTTTGAACTGGCGATCAATCACTCGGATTACCTGGAGGTCCTCATCAAAGCGGAGTATCGAGTCTCGGAATTCGCTGTTTAG
- a CDS encoding ABC transporter permease has product MKRPAMLGLFAQPPQLLNVVLALAPFVILIATYLIASDIRLADNPSDKLLPSLQQMGDALHRLAFEPDRRSGDYVFWADTLASLQRLAIGLALSTLVALIIGLNMGAFNGLYSLGNPILTFIAMIPPLALLPILFISLGIGELGKVALIFIGVFPIMTRDMALSVRSFPREQVVKAKTLGASDLAVVYKILLPQMMPRLITALRLSIGSAWLFLIASEAIAATEGLGYRIFLVRRYLSMDVIIPYVMWITLLGFMMDWALRLILKWRYKWYEQ; this is encoded by the coding sequence ATGAAAAGACCCGCCATGCTGGGCCTGTTCGCCCAGCCGCCGCAACTGTTGAACGTGGTTCTGGCGCTGGCGCCATTTGTGATATTGATCGCGACCTATCTTATTGCTTCCGATATCCGTCTGGCCGATAACCCCAGCGACAAACTGCTGCCCAGCCTGCAGCAGATGGGGGACGCCCTTCACCGACTCGCCTTTGAGCCGGACCGGCGCAGCGGCGACTATGTGTTCTGGGCGGACACGCTGGCCAGCTTGCAACGCCTGGCGATAGGACTGGCGCTTTCCACCCTGGTAGCGCTGATCATTGGTCTCAACATGGGGGCGTTCAACGGCCTCTATTCCCTGGGCAATCCCATTCTTACCTTCATTGCGATGATTCCTCCGCTGGCGTTGCTGCCGATATTGTTCATTTCCCTGGGCATTGGCGAGCTGGGTAAGGTCGCGCTTATTTTTATCGGGGTCTTTCCCATCATGACCCGGGACATGGCGCTGTCCGTGCGCAGCTTTCCTCGCGAACAGGTGGTGAAAGCCAAAACGCTCGGCGCTTCCGATCTGGCGGTGGTTTACAAAATATTGCTGCCGCAGATGATGCCGCGTCTGATTACGGCGTTACGTCTGAGCATTGGCTCCGCGTGGCTGTTTCTCATCGCCTCTGAAGCCATCGCGGCGACGGAAGGACTGGGATACCGCATCTTCCTGGTGCGGCGTTATTTGAGCATGGATGTGATCATTCCCTACGTCATGTGGATCACTTTGCTGGGCTTTATGATGGATTGGGCGCTGCGCTTGATTTTGAAGTGGCGCTACAAGTGGTACGAACAATAG
- a CDS encoding glycoside hydrolase translates to MKRISVLAALLSMALQPTWAASVNVQLVQVTVGDDLYLIDPATLAVTVQVNQTQSPASAAAFAADDVKNVVFVEGDQRHWRIALADNAFDVKVAVDHGALTFAISADKPKTQIDWPMSVARQVSAYGLPLGEGFYIPADDAAWADWLQEKYDESALTELLSMPFWTEVRAGGNGQAGYSLTWTLENPFNTAMTFDRDEGALRLGVSHEFSPLMPDRPYVVRVRTGVATPVAGALAYRELLERQGLLTLDDKLAQNPNVAKLAGAPHIYLWSSGLIKPEDIKSWRPFVREFAAKYQTQGHLAQKLWAQCDKEARKMFTQAFKEAKGDVGFVSNYSRDAIVRAVNEALIKAIDAPAQHPLPGGHDPAMEVLRGDAMRTAMQQAFGAMMTQLESWGGGFSTDTIAALRKAGLTSAWLGANDWLDALWHPQSVNEAKAAGYLVGAYDSYGSIHAPDEPRTWLTAQVGRENWEKAPYRREDGSIVSGFSSVGAYANPLAIEEYAEQRMTAVTREAKLNSLFLDVDATGMIYEDYTEGRKTNEAQDVAARMQRLNFPREKLALVTGSEGGSALFANAIEFAHGMTITPFSWTDPDTGKNRQSTYYRGNYWPPEAPSLFFATKPIKPALRNIYYNPAYRLPLYQLALHDSVVATLHWEYSSLKFKETRVDVGLLQLLYMIPPMYHLNAANLKRDLPVIAAYDKVFRPWHEKLYSTRMTGFEFLSQDRLLQSTRFADGTTITANFSSQERKTGQSALPAQTVAIVAPDGVRSLIPLREMLQ, encoded by the coding sequence ATGAAACGAATTTCCGTATTGGCGGCGCTGTTATCCATGGCGTTGCAACCAACCTGGGCGGCGTCCGTGAATGTGCAGCTGGTGCAAGTCACCGTTGGCGACGACCTGTATCTGATCGATCCCGCCACGTTGGCGGTGACTGTGCAGGTGAATCAAACTCAATCTCCCGCCTCTGCGGCGGCGTTTGCTGCTGATGATGTCAAAAATGTGGTGTTTGTGGAGGGAGACCAGCGCCATTGGCGTATCGCCCTGGCAGACAACGCATTTGACGTCAAAGTCGCTGTTGATCATGGCGCTCTGACGTTCGCCATCAGCGCCGACAAGCCGAAGACGCAGATTGACTGGCCGATGTCGGTGGCGCGTCAGGTGTCCGCTTATGGCCTGCCATTGGGCGAAGGCTTTTATATCCCGGCCGATGATGCGGCATGGGCGGACTGGTTGCAGGAAAAGTACGATGAGTCGGCGTTGACCGAGCTGCTGTCCATGCCGTTTTGGACGGAAGTGCGCGCCGGCGGCAACGGGCAAGCGGGTTATTCGCTGACCTGGACGTTGGAGAATCCCTTCAATACCGCCATGACTTTCGATCGGGACGAGGGCGCTTTGCGTCTGGGCGTGAGCCACGAATTCTCGCCGTTGATGCCGGATCGGCCCTATGTGGTGCGGGTGCGAACAGGAGTGGCCACCCCTGTCGCCGGCGCCTTGGCTTATCGCGAGTTGCTGGAGCGTCAAGGATTGCTGACGCTGGACGATAAACTCGCGCAAAACCCCAATGTAGCCAAGCTGGCTGGCGCACCGCATATTTATCTGTGGAGCAGCGGCCTGATCAAGCCGGAGGACATTAAGAGCTGGCGTCCTTTCGTGCGCGAATTCGCCGCCAAGTATCAGACGCAAGGACATCTCGCGCAAAAACTCTGGGCGCAATGTGATAAAGAGGCGCGCAAGATGTTTACCCAGGCCTTCAAGGAAGCGAAGGGCGATGTGGGGTTTGTTTCGAACTACTCTCGCGACGCCATTGTCAGGGCGGTGAATGAGGCGTTGATCAAAGCAATCGATGCGCCGGCGCAGCATCCTTTGCCAGGCGGACATGACCCGGCGATGGAAGTGCTGCGGGGCGACGCCATGCGCACGGCGATGCAACAGGCGTTCGGCGCCATGATGACTCAGCTGGAATCCTGGGGCGGCGGTTTCTCCACCGACACCATCGCTGCGCTGCGCAAGGCCGGGCTGACCAGCGCCTGGTTAGGCGCCAACGATTGGCTGGATGCCTTGTGGCATCCGCAATCCGTGAATGAGGCGAAGGCGGCGGGCTATCTGGTAGGCGCTTACGACAGCTACGGCAGCATTCATGCGCCGGACGAACCGCGTACCTGGTTGACCGCCCAGGTTGGCCGTGAGAATTGGGAAAAGGCGCCATATCGACGGGAAGACGGCAGTATTGTCTCCGGGTTCTCCAGTGTGGGCGCCTACGCCAACCCCTTGGCGATTGAAGAGTATGCGGAGCAGCGCATGACCGCGGTGACGCGTGAGGCCAAGCTCAACAGCCTGTTCCTGGATGTGGACGCCACCGGCATGATCTACGAAGACTACACGGAGGGGCGTAAAACCAACGAAGCTCAGGATGTGGCGGCGCGTATGCAACGTTTGAATTTCCCGCGGGAAAAGCTGGCGCTGGTCACGGGTAGCGAAGGCGGCTCCGCCTTGTTTGCGAACGCCATTGAGTTCGCTCATGGTATGACCATCACGCCGTTCAGCTGGACAGATCCGGATACCGGCAAAAACCGCCAGTCCACCTATTACCGCGGAAATTACTGGCCGCCTGAGGCGCCCTCGCTGTTCTTTGCAACCAAGCCGATCAAGCCGGCGCTGCGCAATATTTACTACAACCCCGCCTATCGTTTGCCGCTGTATCAACTGGCGTTGCACGATAGCGTGGTGGCGACCCTGCACTGGGAATACTCCTCGCTGAAGTTTAAAGAAACCCGCGTGGACGTGGGGCTGCTGCAGTTGTTGTACATGATTCCGCCGATGTACCATCTGAACGCGGCGAATCTGAAGCGCGACCTGCCTGTGATCGCCGCCTACGATAAAGTGTTCCGTCCCTGGCATGAAAAGCTTTACAGCACACGCATGACAGGGTTTGAGTTCCTGTCGCAGGATCGTCTGTTGCAGTCCACTCGCTTTGCGGACGGTACGACGATTACCGCGAATTTTTCTTCTCAGGAGCGTAAAACGGGGCAATCCGCCTTACCGGCCCAGACGGTGGCGATTGTGGCGCCTGATGGCGTCCGCAGTCTGATTCCGTTGCGAGAGATGCTGCAATAA
- a CDS encoding dihydrofolate reductase family protein: MEIVYYVAASLDGYIADPQGKVDWLASVADENEDYGYETFYNSVDALVMGSKTYLKVLELGAWPYEGKPVWVFSRQEELKHAPGVERCTGDPSTLLAHFRALDYKRIWLVGGGELLASFQEEDLVDEYIISYVPVLLGRGIPLFPPVDACARLDFQLAETFPSGLVQMRYKRICD; encoded by the coding sequence ATGGAAATAGTGTATTACGTGGCCGCCAGTCTTGACGGCTATATCGCCGATCCTCAAGGAAAGGTGGACTGGCTGGCGTCAGTGGCGGATGAAAATGAAGACTATGGCTACGAGACGTTTTACAACAGCGTTGATGCGTTAGTCATGGGGAGCAAGACTTATCTTAAAGTTCTGGAGTTGGGCGCCTGGCCATACGAAGGGAAGCCAGTATGGGTTTTCTCGCGGCAGGAGGAATTGAAGCACGCCCCCGGAGTGGAGCGTTGCACTGGCGACCCGTCTACCTTGTTGGCGCATTTCCGCGCTTTGGACTACAAGCGAATCTGGCTGGTGGGCGGCGGCGAGCTGTTGGCCTCCTTCCAGGAAGAAGATCTGGTGGACGAGTATATTATTTCCTATGTACCTGTTTTACTGGGCCGGGGCATTCCGCTGTTTCCCCCCGTAGACGCCTGCGCGCGCCTGGACTTTCAGTTGGCGGAGACCTTCCCCAGCGGGCTGGTGCAGATGCGTTATAAGCGTATATGCGATTGA